A DNA window from Ignavibacteriota bacterium contains the following coding sequences:
- a CDS encoding chloride channel protein, giving the protein MAGNTFLIVAAGAIGLLTGAVILLFNWSVEFSGSWFLGLFSSAKGGDAWSWVLIPLIPAFGGLCVGLLNTHVFRGGSGHGVTEVIMVTRFSRGFIRKRIVLQKLIGASLSIGSGGGGGREGPIVHVGAAVASILSSVLRLSRDHARTLIACGAAAGISGIFNAPIGGVMFVLEVILGDFRVKTFTPVVVASVAATALTRNAYGAFALVHSPPIGAIAAHEYVWFVVLGLCIGIAAAGFTRTVGVVEHVLYKYVRVSASIKPAIGGLAAGICILFLPMLMEHTYDPVNAALDSSYPVWILLVAGIMKPVHAAFTVGSGGTGGLFAPALKSGAMLGSAFGLMLMWLHPGMAASATPYAVAGMGAMLAGTMHAPLTAILMVIEISGDYGIVLPAMLSSVLAVLVAQRLLAASIYTRDLDPSSGRIGSFAYLPLLSSIDVGQLVDRSAPVVPLVLPLRQVLALFEQSESSALLVTDDDGRYRGIIEFEDVRTFITDAASASTLLAADVMLDGVALVHEETTLDVVMKLFDTGGWTALPVVHAESGRPVGILGSHEVHRFYRISVARET; this is encoded by the coding sequence GTGGCAGGGAACACGTTCCTGATCGTTGCCGCGGGTGCAATAGGCCTGCTGACGGGCGCTGTCATTCTCCTTTTCAACTGGAGTGTGGAATTCTCCGGTTCGTGGTTCCTCGGTCTATTTTCCTCCGCGAAGGGGGGCGACGCCTGGTCCTGGGTTCTGATCCCGCTCATCCCCGCCTTTGGCGGACTGTGCGTGGGTTTGCTGAACACCCATGTCTTCCGCGGCGGTTCGGGCCATGGAGTGACAGAGGTCATCATGGTGACCCGGTTCTCCCGCGGTTTCATTCGGAAAAGAATCGTTCTTCAGAAACTCATCGGCGCATCCCTTTCGATCGGATCCGGCGGAGGAGGAGGAAGAGAGGGCCCGATTGTGCATGTAGGTGCTGCGGTCGCTTCGATTCTATCGAGCGTACTCCGATTGTCGCGCGATCATGCGCGCACGCTCATCGCTTGCGGCGCGGCGGCAGGTATCAGCGGTATCTTTAACGCACCCATTGGCGGTGTGATGTTCGTGCTTGAGGTGATTCTCGGGGATTTCCGCGTGAAAACGTTTACTCCTGTCGTGGTCGCATCAGTTGCCGCCACTGCGTTGACACGCAATGCATATGGGGCATTCGCTCTGGTGCATAGTCCGCCAATCGGAGCCATCGCGGCACACGAGTACGTCTGGTTCGTTGTGCTCGGCCTATGCATCGGGATCGCTGCCGCAGGATTTACACGCACTGTCGGTGTAGTGGAGCATGTTCTCTATAAATACGTCAGGGTTTCCGCGTCCATAAAGCCGGCCATTGGTGGGCTGGCCGCAGGGATATGCATCCTGTTTCTGCCGATGTTGATGGAGCATACATACGATCCCGTCAATGCAGCGCTCGATTCCTCATACCCGGTATGGATACTGCTTGTTGCGGGTATCATGAAGCCCGTGCATGCTGCGTTTACAGTCGGCTCAGGCGGCACCGGCGGACTCTTCGCACCCGCACTCAAGAGCGGCGCAATGCTGGGCAGCGCTTTCGGCCTGATGCTGATGTGGCTGCATCCCGGCATGGCCGCATCAGCCACGCCGTACGCGGTGGCGGGAATGGGGGCGATGCTTGCAGGAACGATGCACGCACCGTTGACGGCAATACTCATGGTGATCGAAATATCAGGGGATTATGGCATCGTTCTACCTGCGATGCTTTCCTCGGTACTCGCGGTTCTTGTCGCGCAGCGCCTGCTCGCCGCATCGATTTACACGCGTGATCTCGATCCCTCCTCGGGCCGGATCGGATCGTTCGCATACTTGCCCTTGTTAAGTTCGATCGACGTCGGGCAACTCGTGGACCGCAGCGCCCCGGTGGTGCCGCTCGTGTTGCCCCTCCGCCAAGTCCTCGCGCTCTTCGAGCAATCGGAAAGCAGCGCGCTTCTCGTCACCGACGATGACGGACGCTATCGCGGTATCATCGAATTTGAGGATGTGCGGACATTTATCACCGATGCCGCATCGGCATCAACGCTCTTGGCGGCCGATGTCATGCTGGACGGCGTGGCGTTGGTTCACGAAGAGACGACTCTCGATGTCGTGATGAAACTGTTCGATACGGGGGGCTGGACGGCGCTGCCAGTGGTACACGCAGAAAGCGGCCGCCCTGTCGGCATACTCGGATCTCACGAGGTACATCGCTTCTACCGCATCTCCGTCGCACGCGAAACGTAG
- a CDS encoding WD40 repeat domain-containing protein, producing MSAASTHDESGASAADKSYPSAWSYRTIKEAPPSGPRKNSPWSFSTHHIAAAVVAFFLLLAGYYLGTYWLDVRQSLLLLDTRLEVIDDIEWSVDGSRLAVWSRRPGPSARTPVLQIWDTLEGNLLAAFPNPGEFMGAAAMSPLGDRAALCLLDSVDTRQHTLVLFDIAKRMEVRRIRFSTPIVARLEYSPDASIVAVLSDQILLFDTQTGALRDSIQFPAIVYQFELAFRDASVLVMSVASDTVMVDEYNPRITRVLPAPRGMEAPRAAFSANAEYLVIAAGDSAYTFTTRDSRMMYRVSIPKGFTGPVSIAADGKSIAAHSPEGAVVLIHAETSATRATYSSASGTPLDAIFSRDGETLALMDAGTGTVDLCETTRGTRHSRFTHRESLWEDSEKQFRFSFSHDGAHIATASSKVRIWPAR from the coding sequence ATGTCTGCAGCTTCGACACACGACGAAAGCGGAGCATCCGCCGCCGACAAGTCCTATCCCAGCGCGTGGTCGTATCGGACGATTAAGGAAGCCCCTCCCTCCGGTCCGCGGAAGAACTCGCCGTGGTCGTTCTCGACGCATCACATTGCTGCAGCGGTTGTCGCGTTTTTCCTCCTCTTGGCCGGATATTACCTCGGGACCTACTGGCTCGATGTCCGGCAATCCCTGCTTCTGCTCGACACGCGACTCGAAGTGATTGACGACATTGAATGGAGTGTGGATGGATCACGGCTAGCGGTCTGGTCGCGACGGCCCGGCCCTTCAGCACGAACGCCTGTTCTCCAGATATGGGACACGCTGGAAGGGAACCTGTTGGCGGCATTCCCAAATCCTGGCGAGTTCATGGGAGCGGCCGCGATGTCGCCATTGGGCGATCGTGCCGCGTTGTGTCTTCTCGATTCGGTGGATACCCGCCAGCACACGCTGGTTCTGTTTGATATCGCAAAGCGGATGGAGGTGCGGCGAATTCGATTTTCTACTCCGATAGTGGCTCGTCTCGAATACTCTCCGGATGCGTCGATAGTGGCCGTGCTGTCGGATCAGATTCTGCTGTTTGATACGCAGACAGGCGCCCTGCGCGATTCCATCCAATTCCCCGCGATAGTATACCAATTCGAACTCGCCTTTCGCGATGCGTCCGTGCTTGTGATGTCTGTCGCATCCGACACCGTGATGGTGGACGAGTATAATCCCAGAATCACCCGGGTATTACCCGCGCCGCGTGGGATGGAAGCGCCCCGTGCCGCGTTCAGTGCCAATGCTGAATATCTGGTAATTGCGGCAGGCGACTCGGCCTACACGTTCACGACACGCGACAGCAGAATGATGTATCGCGTGTCGATTCCAAAGGGTTTCACGGGGCCGGTCAGTATTGCGGCGGATGGAAAAAGTATCGCTGCCCATTCGCCTGAGGGTGCTGTTGTATTGATCCATGCGGAGACTTCGGCCACGCGTGCAACATATTCGTCTGCGTCTGGCACTCCGCTCGACGCGATATTTTCGCGCGACGGAGAAACTCTTGCGCTCATGGATGCGGGAACCGGAACAGTTGATCTCTGCGAAACGACACGAGGAACGCGGCACAGCAGGTTCACGCACCGCGAATCGCTGTGGGAAGATTCGGAGAAACAGTTCCGTTTCTCCTTTTCTCACGATGGCGCGCATATTGCGACGGCCTCATCCAAAGTGCGCATTTGGCCGGCACGTTAG